In Chryseobacterium gleum, a single genomic region encodes these proteins:
- a CDS encoding T9SS type B sorting domain-containing protein yields the protein MKKILSFLFMFCIFTSAFSQLDREHWFAPMIDRTVSSTPYQKLYLSTNRTTPFPVSIYNNNVLIGTVNISKNNPQKFDVLRNYIITKLQTDLFTPTTKGLYLKAEFPFYANLRFSVFNHAEIITSKGIPSTGQKFYTASAPITVSNGILNFMTSVLATEDNTTVTISGYSPTVQFSNGMTGATNPTITFTLNKGQSYIIDGIGNIAGNSDGFIGSKITSNKPINVTNGNFNGQYAGNFPSSSDILMDQSVPVNRLGNEFALVKGNGPIGSHMEGAIVIATENNTQIFVNNEILPIATINEGKYFVIPDSKYTLQGNGHYNLYLKTSKNAYVYQILAGASNTGNETATGGFNFIPALNCYLPKQINELGLINENFVHSNGNPGGILNIPTKLNIITERGANLTVNGTNPPAFTGPYNMTGTTNWVTYGIPNVAGNITIVSDKAIMAGITAGSDAVGYGGFFAGFPTQPVILQSGSGCIPGVVLTVDPLIYDTYQWYRNGAIIPGATTSSITPTLPGYYTCSVTMGSCAPLVTEQFKILNCTKLSNISYNVCNAKTIIPAFSSSSQTPDPGTVAITTAPSLGTIAINPATGAITYTVNNPSTTGTDTFTYTFCGNDPDFPDCETVTVTINIQTLSVTNAALHACDINGQGTFDLTTANVSSSSPVTITYYPTLVDAQNENAAALITNATAYTAPNGTIIYAVVNNNIGCKSIAQITLSLFNKAIILDNYNGVFCDDNLDGTVTVTLSNITPIVLNNPNYFTNVRYYASMADANAGNNNTLPNNWSYTATTTIYIRVDSPDGCASVIKPLQLSIGAKLTLITQNVTESTCDDDLDGIKSVNLAQFIPQFTLDPGVTFTFHATLADAQNNVNAVLSPVNITNSQTYYIRFEKNGVCPEVGTLKINIKVPKKSDILKDKTICPNTTTKLDAGPGFERYLWSTGATTPSINNVPPGSYWVELTFNGCVYKQYVNVTELPLPVITSIEIDGTTVKVGVSGGTPPYQYSLDGVVWQSSNVFYNVPRGAHNVFVKDSRMCEDVKKSFAVINLINTITPNGDGYNEAIDYSELMKNENLVFRIFDRYGAEVFRGTRENRYTWDGRVGGRYVPTANYWYFITWTEYGSTLLVKYSSWLLVKHRQ from the coding sequence ATGAAAAAAATTTTATCTTTTTTGTTTATGTTTTGCATTTTCACCTCTGCTTTTTCCCAATTGGACAGAGAGCATTGGTTTGCCCCCATGATAGACAGAACAGTTTCATCCACTCCCTATCAGAAGTTGTATTTATCTACCAACAGAACAACTCCTTTTCCAGTAAGTATTTATAACAATAATGTTCTGATCGGAACCGTTAATATCAGTAAAAATAACCCGCAGAAATTTGATGTATTAAGGAATTATATTATCACCAAACTGCAGACGGATTTATTTACACCAACAACCAAAGGATTATACCTTAAGGCAGAATTTCCTTTTTATGCCAATTTAAGATTTTCAGTCTTCAATCATGCAGAAATAATTACTTCCAAAGGAATTCCCTCCACAGGGCAAAAATTCTATACAGCTTCTGCTCCTATCACTGTGAGCAATGGTATTCTGAACTTTATGACCAGTGTACTCGCAACTGAAGATAATACAACTGTTACCATTTCCGGATATAGCCCTACTGTTCAGTTTTCAAACGGAATGACCGGAGCTACGAATCCGACAATAACTTTTACTTTAAATAAAGGACAATCATACATTATTGACGGGATCGGCAATATAGCCGGAAACTCTGACGGCTTTATTGGTTCAAAAATCACTTCAAATAAGCCCATTAATGTCACTAATGGAAATTTTAACGGACAATATGCAGGAAACTTTCCATCCAGTTCAGATATTTTAATGGACCAGTCAGTACCTGTCAACAGGCTGGGAAATGAGTTTGCTCTTGTAAAGGGCAACGGCCCGATTGGTTCTCACATGGAAGGAGCCATTGTAATTGCTACTGAAAACAATACTCAGATCTTTGTCAATAATGAAATTCTTCCTATAGCAACTATAAATGAAGGAAAATATTTTGTTATTCCTGATTCCAAATATACTCTTCAGGGAAACGGACATTACAATTTATACCTGAAGACATCTAAAAACGCTTATGTTTATCAAATTTTAGCAGGAGCTTCGAATACAGGAAACGAAACAGCTACCGGAGGATTCAATTTTATTCCGGCTTTGAACTGTTACCTTCCGAAACAGATTAATGAACTGGGACTTATCAATGAAAACTTTGTTCATTCCAATGGGAATCCCGGGGGAATTCTGAACATTCCAACAAAACTAAATATTATTACTGAAAGAGGAGCTAACCTTACAGTAAACGGCACCAATCCTCCTGCATTTACCGGACCTTATAATATGACAGGTACCACCAACTGGGTTACTTACGGGATCCCCAATGTAGCAGGGAATATTACTATAGTTTCAGATAAAGCAATTATGGCAGGAATTACTGCTGGCAGTGATGCTGTAGGATACGGAGGTTTTTTTGCAGGTTTTCCAACGCAGCCCGTTATTTTACAATCTGGTAGCGGTTGTATTCCCGGAGTAGTCCTTACTGTGGACCCGCTCATCTATGATACCTACCAATGGTACAGAAACGGGGCTATTATTCCCGGAGCCACTACTTCTTCTATCACTCCTACATTACCGGGGTATTATACCTGCTCTGTAACGATGGGTAGTTGTGCTCCTTTAGTCACTGAACAGTTTAAAATTCTGAATTGCACAAAATTATCCAATATTTCATACAACGTCTGTAATGCAAAAACTATAATTCCTGCATTCAGTAGTTCATCACAAACTCCAGATCCCGGCACTGTAGCAATTACAACAGCTCCTTCACTAGGTACGATTGCTATAAATCCTGCTACAGGCGCTATTACTTACACTGTTAATAATCCCAGTACAACAGGAACAGATACATTTACATATACATTCTGCGGAAATGACCCTGACTTTCCGGATTGTGAAACAGTAACTGTAACCATCAATATTCAGACTCTTTCAGTAACGAATGCAGCATTACATGCCTGTGATATCAACGGACAGGGAACCTTTGATCTGACTACAGCAAATGTTAGCAGCAGTTCTCCTGTTACCATTACATATTATCCTACACTTGTAGATGCTCAGAATGAAAATGCTGCAGCATTAATAACCAATGCAACAGCTTACACTGCCCCTAATGGTACGATTATATACGCAGTTGTAAATAACAATATTGGCTGTAAAAGTATTGCGCAGATAACATTATCTCTTTTCAATAAAGCTATTATTCTGGACAATTACAACGGGGTTTTCTGTGATGATAATCTGGACGGAACAGTGACTGTTACACTTTCCAACATTACCCCTATTGTACTTAATAATCCAAATTATTTTACCAATGTAAGATATTATGCAAGTATGGCAGATGCTAACGCCGGAAACAATAATACACTTCCCAACAACTGGAGCTACACGGCTACTACGACAATTTACATCAGAGTAGATTCTCCGGATGGATGTGCTTCTGTCATCAAGCCATTACAGTTGAGTATCGGGGCAAAGCTAACATTGATTACCCAAAACGTTACAGAAAGTACCTGTGATGATGACCTGGATGGAATAAAAAGTGTCAATTTAGCTCAATTTATTCCTCAGTTTACATTGGATCCGGGTGTTACGTTCACTTTCCATGCTACTTTAGCAGATGCTCAGAACAATGTAAATGCGGTTTTATCACCTGTTAATATTACAAATTCACAGACTTATTATATCCGTTTTGAAAAAAATGGGGTTTGCCCTGAAGTAGGTACACTTAAAATAAACATTAAAGTGCCTAAAAAATCGGATATATTAAAAGATAAAACTATTTGCCCTAACACCACTACGAAACTTGATGCCGGACCTGGCTTTGAAAGATACCTGTGGAGTACAGGTGCTACTACGCCTTCTATTAACAATGTTCCTCCGGGAAGTTATTGGGTAGAACTCACCTTTAATGGCTGCGTATATAAGCAATATGTAAACGTTACAGAATTACCCCTTCCTGTCATAACATCTATTGAGATTGACGGAACAACAGTAAAAGTTGGGGTAAGTGGAGGCACACCTCCTTATCAATATTCATTGGATGGTGTGGTTTGGCAAAGTTCCAATGTATTCTATAACGTTCCCAGAGGAGCTCACAATGTATTTGTAAAAGATTCCAGAATGTGTGAAGATGTTAAGAAATCATTTGCTGTCATTAATCTGATTAATACAATTACACCGAACGGAGATGGCTATAATGAAGCAATAGATTATTCTGAATTAATGAAGAATGAAAATCTGGTATTCCGTATTTTTGACAGATATGGTGCGGAAGTCTTCAGAGGGACTCGAGAAAACAGATATACCTGGGACGGAAGAGTTGGTGGCAGATATGTTCCTACAGCAAATTATTGGTATTTTATCACCTGGACAGAATATGGCTCTACCCTCTTGGTAAAATACTCGAGCTGGCTGTTGGTAAAACACAGACAATAG
- a CDS encoding DUF6759 domain-containing protein, with protein sequence MKKVLLLLSCMFLFTVSAQKKGKDYSDILKSKNIYEINAFLRDAHPDDPRRSVLKPRVMEMMREYIKNAHPADQKVKDMQEMLAMLKRRPSTKITFDEMNAIIKQKQIAKYKAELAAKQPTTVYTPSNAQNTFVVNATANTAIPNAEAEEFNMLMAVSPVEHKNRTVKILNSLFNNDPNAKECIVMIQNKSDCNIIVRIEGVGTTKYRLAVPAQGEGSIVIEKGQYLFSSLVCGAQYASQKTIERPIMVALGSH encoded by the coding sequence ATGAAAAAAGTACTTTTACTTCTTAGCTGTATGTTTTTATTTACTGTGTCTGCTCAAAAAAAAGGGAAAGACTACAGTGATATTCTGAAAAGTAAAAATATCTATGAGATCAATGCCTTTCTAAGAGACGCTCATCCTGATGATCCCCGAAGATCCGTTCTGAAACCCAGGGTTATGGAAATGATGAGAGAATACATCAAAAACGCACATCCTGCTGATCAGAAGGTAAAAGATATGCAGGAAATGCTTGCTATGCTGAAAAGAAGGCCTTCTACAAAGATTACCTTTGATGAAATGAACGCCATCATCAAACAAAAACAGATTGCAAAATATAAGGCTGAATTAGCAGCAAAACAACCCACTACTGTCTATACTCCAAGTAATGCCCAGAATACATTTGTTGTAAATGCAACAGCTAATACAGCGATTCCCAATGCAGAAGCTGAAGAATTCAATATGCTGATGGCAGTGTCCCCGGTAGAGCACAAAAACAGAACCGTAAAAATCCTCAATTCTCTATTCAATAATGATCCTAATGCCAAGGAATGCATTGTCATGATTCAGAATAAATCAGACTGCAATATCATTGTTAGGATTGAAGGCGTGGGAACCACCAAGTACAGGCTGGCAGTTCCGGCTCAGGGTGAAGGTTCTATTGTTATTGAAAAAGGCCAGTATCTTTTCTCCAGTCTGGTTTGCGGAGCTCAATATGCTTCACAAAAAACCATTGAAAGACCAATTATGGTAGCGTTAGGAAGCCATTAA
- the trmB gene encoding tRNA (guanosine(46)-N7)-methyltransferase TrmB, protein MGKNKLARFAENKILPNVIQPTREDALKGFELRGKWRENFFKNDNPIVLELGCGKGEYSVGLAKAFPEKNFIGIDIKGARFWFGAKEAVENNMNNVAFLRTQIELVDYFFAENEVDEIWITFPDPQIKFKRTKHRLTHPDFLNRYKKFLKPGGIIHLKTDSEFLHGYTLGYLQGAGYEIISAHHDIYGAPEYDPNTEHLRDIKTYYEELFSAKGKTITYIKFRIS, encoded by the coding sequence ATGGGCAAGAATAAATTAGCAAGATTTGCAGAAAACAAAATATTACCAAATGTAATCCAACCTACAAGAGAAGATGCCTTAAAAGGATTCGAACTCAGAGGAAAATGGAGAGAAAACTTTTTTAAGAACGACAATCCAATCGTTTTGGAATTAGGATGTGGAAAGGGCGAATATTCTGTAGGACTCGCAAAAGCATTTCCTGAGAAAAACTTTATCGGAATTGATATCAAAGGGGCAAGATTCTGGTTCGGCGCTAAAGAAGCTGTAGAAAACAATATGAATAACGTTGCTTTCCTGAGAACCCAGATTGAACTTGTTGACTATTTCTTTGCTGAAAATGAAGTGGATGAAATCTGGATTACGTTTCCTGATCCACAGATCAAATTCAAAAGAACAAAACACAGATTAACTCATCCTGACTTTTTGAACCGATATAAAAAATTTCTGAAGCCTGGTGGTATCATCCATTTGAAAACAGATTCAGAGTTTTTACATGGCTATACATTAGGTTATTTACAGGGAGCCGGCTATGAAATCATCAGTGCTCATCACGACATCTATGGAGCTCCGGAGTATGACCCGAACACCGAACATCTGAGAGATATCAAAACATATTATGAAGAACTTTTCTCAGCCAAAGGAAAAACCATTACTTACATCAAATTCCGGATAAGCTGA
- a CDS encoding DUF6759 domain-containing protein: MKRKRLIVLFLIFTFLFPNLISAQKKRNKDILKSIDIKEIEEYIKNTHPDDPKKSVLKPKLIALKNAEWTKGARTAKPMEARPVISDIPKNIMRNPNSDDAEEFKKLIAETSSEHKEKTVKLLNAMFNEDITRKEAILLFKNNSDCNIVLRVEGKDYYNLAVPAHGENFIVINKGSYTLSSNICDIKYFSQKDIKKSIFVTVDSPKTAEIENSTTEKDEVQNKKPSNKRKIKK; the protein is encoded by the coding sequence ATGAAAAGAAAACGTTTAATCGTATTATTTTTAATCTTCACATTTCTGTTCCCCAACCTGATATCTGCACAGAAAAAAAGAAATAAAGACATTCTGAAAAGCATTGATATCAAAGAAATTGAAGAGTATATTAAGAATACGCACCCTGATGATCCGAAGAAAAGCGTACTGAAGCCCAAGCTTATTGCCTTAAAAAATGCAGAATGGACCAAAGGTGCCCGTACAGCCAAGCCTATGGAAGCAAGGCCTGTTATCTCCGATATTCCTAAAAACATCATGAGAAATCCTAATTCAGATGATGCTGAAGAGTTTAAAAAACTTATCGCAGAAACTTCTTCTGAACATAAGGAAAAGACAGTGAAGCTTCTGAACGCAATGTTCAATGAAGATATTACACGAAAGGAGGCTATACTCTTATTTAAAAATAATTCGGATTGTAATATTGTATTACGGGTTGAGGGAAAAGACTATTATAACCTCGCTGTTCCTGCACACGGAGAAAATTTTATTGTAATCAATAAAGGTTCATATACCCTAAGCAGTAATATCTGTGATATAAAATATTTCTCCCAGAAAGATATTAAAAAAAGTATATTTGTAACGGTTGACAGCCCGAAAACGGCAGAAATAGAAAACAGCACAACCGAAAAGGATGAAGTTCAGAACAAGAAGCCATCAAACAAAAGAAAAATCAAAAAATAA
- a CDS encoding DUF6759 domain-containing protein produces MKKLLVFAGFSVILAGCNVNYGGYPGRTSYGNSTGNRANTEREYNELIKTYKPETAEVLNDLLNNDDPQNPRTSISVENKSPCNMVLTISGGNFFKKIPIGAGKIGYTMVPKNQNYRLSGVLCNSTYQSTKFITTSYSIKLSN; encoded by the coding sequence ATGAAAAAGCTATTAGTTTTTGCCGGATTTTCAGTGATTCTTGCCGGCTGTAATGTAAATTACGGCGGTTATCCCGGAAGAACATCCTACGGTAATTCAACAGGTAACAGAGCCAATACAGAACGAGAATATAATGAACTCATAAAGACCTACAAACCGGAAACAGCTGAAGTTCTTAACGATCTTCTTAACAATGATGATCCACAGAATCCCAGAACTTCTATTTCGGTTGAAAATAAATCGCCATGTAATATGGTACTTACAATAAGCGGGGGTAATTTTTTCAAGAAAATCCCTATCGGTGCAGGGAAGATTGGATACACGATGGTTCCTAAAAATCAAAACTACAGATTATCCGGAGTTTTATGTAACTCAACGTACCAATCTACAAAATTCATAACCACTTCTTATTCTATAAAGCTTTCAAACTAA
- the rpsB gene encoding 30S ribosomal protein S2 — translation MAKANVKDLLEAGVHFGHMTRKWNPNMAPYIFMEKNGIHIVDLHKTAVKLDEACNALEKLTSAGKKVLFVATKKQAKEVVAKHASELNMPYITERWPGGMLTNFVTIRKAVKKMNAIDKMKKDGTFETLSKKERLQVDRQRANLEKNLGSIADMVRLPSAVFVVDILREHIAVTEAKKLGIPVFGIVDTNSDPRKVDFVIPGNDDASKSIDMILSVVSESIKEGQSQRKADKEKSKEEGEKVSADTDADFDAE, via the coding sequence ATGGCAAAAGCAAATGTAAAAGACCTTTTAGAGGCTGGCGTACACTTCGGTCACATGACCAGAAAGTGGAACCCAAATATGGCTCCATACATTTTTATGGAGAAAAACGGTATTCACATTGTAGACTTACATAAAACAGCAGTTAAATTGGATGAAGCTTGCAACGCTTTAGAAAAATTAACTTCTGCAGGTAAAAAAGTTCTTTTCGTAGCTACTAAGAAGCAGGCGAAAGAAGTTGTTGCAAAACACGCTTCTGAACTTAATATGCCTTATATTACAGAAAGATGGCCAGGTGGTATGTTAACGAACTTCGTTACTATCAGAAAGGCTGTAAAGAAGATGAATGCTATCGACAAAATGAAAAAAGACGGTACATTCGAAACTTTATCTAAAAAAGAAAGATTACAGGTTGACAGACAAAGAGCTAACCTAGAGAAGAACTTAGGTTCTATCGCTGACATGGTTAGACTTCCATCTGCTGTATTTGTAGTTGATATCTTAAGAGAGCACATCGCGGTAACTGAAGCTAAGAAATTAGGTATTCCAGTTTTCGGTATCGTTGATACAAACTCTGACCCAAGAAAAGTTGACTTCGTTATCCCAGGAAACGATGATGCTTCTAAGTCTATTGATATGATCCTTAGCGTAGTTTCTGAATCTATCAAAGAAGGTCAGTCTCAAAGAAAAGCTGATAAAGAAAAATCTAAAGAAGAAGGAGAAAAAGTATCTGCTGATACAGATGCTGATTTCGATGCAGAATAA
- the rpsI gene encoding 30S ribosomal protein S9 — protein sequence MSIVHKIGRRKTSVARVYVKPGSGVITVNGKDAKEYFSTDVMVYKLNQPFILSETVGQYDVTVNVFGGGNTGQAEAIRLGISRALCEINAEFRLALKPAGLLTRDARMVERKKPGQKKARKRFQFSKR from the coding sequence ATGTCTATAGTTCACAAAATCGGAAGAAGAAAAACTTCTGTAGCTAGAGTTTATGTAAAACCAGGTTCTGGTGTTATTACAGTAAACGGTAAAGACGCTAAAGAATATTTCTCTACAGATGTAATGGTTTACAAATTAAACCAACCGTTCATCCTTTCTGAGACTGTTGGTCAGTATGACGTTACCGTAAACGTATTCGGTGGTGGAAATACAGGTCAGGCAGAAGCTATCAGATTAGGTATTTCAAGAGCTTTATGCGAAATCAACGCTGAGTTCAGATTAGCATTGAAGCCAGCTGGTTTACTTACAAGAGACGCAAGAATGGTGGAAAGAAAGAAGCCAGGTCAGAAAAAAGCAAGAAAGAGATTCCAATTCTCAAAACGTTAA
- the rplM gene encoding 50S ribosomal protein L13, producing the protein MNTLSYKTVSANKATANKEWVVVDAEGQPLGRLASTVAKILRGKHKTNYTPHVDCGDNVIVLNAGKITLSGNKWADKTYIWHTGYPGGQKSMTAAELQKKDSLKVLEKSVKGMLPKNRLGAAILKNLYLYEGTEHKHEAQQPKTINVNEFK; encoded by the coding sequence GTGAATACATTAAGTTACAAAACTGTTTCAGCGAACAAAGCTACTGCTAATAAAGAATGGGTTGTGGTAGACGCTGAAGGACAGCCGTTAGGTAGATTAGCTTCTACGGTTGCAAAGATTTTGAGAGGTAAGCACAAAACGAACTACACACCTCACGTAGATTGTGGTGATAACGTAATCGTTTTGAATGCTGGGAAAATTACACTTTCCGGAAACAAGTGGGCTGATAAGACTTATATCTGGCATACAGGATATCCTGGTGGACAGAAGTCTATGACTGCGGCTGAACTTCAAAAGAAAGATTCTTTAAAGGTATTAGAGAAGTCTGTAAAAGGGATGTTACCTAAAAACAGATTAGGAGCTGCTATCCTTAAGAACCTTTATTTATATGAAGGAACTGAGCACAAACATGAAGCTCAACAGCCTAAAACAATTAATGTTAACGAATTTAAATAA
- a CDS encoding DUF3667 domain-containing protein — protein sequence MSHGKLRDDKTCLNCGHQVEERFCPHCGQENIESRQPFHFLFTHFIEDFTHYDGQFWKTIQYLFTRPGKLTKEYLAGKRQLYVAPVKLYIFISFITFFLPNLIPHAKEEAEKPSSIKTEVKAEKQKKISKDVVKDLQKGGLLSHETAAAAQKTLDTLKIKDEQEKDELFDSTFDTKEASIMKAYTMKQYDSIRAKDNTGIYTLMRPIANKVFDLKEEGYSKHQIWEKYKENFIHTIPKALFVYLPIFAFFLWLFHNKRKWWYFDHGIFTLHYFSFLLLGVLMFIVGEKITSFLPDNSILTLLYVLTCLALATYMTIYFFVAHHRVYETKKRISILKGSLLFIVNYIGLLLMFLVLMYLSFIMLH from the coding sequence ATGAGCCACGGAAAACTACGAGATGATAAAACCTGTCTTAACTGCGGACATCAGGTTGAAGAAAGGTTTTGCCCCCACTGCGGGCAGGAAAACATTGAAAGCAGACAGCCGTTTCATTTTCTTTTTACTCATTTCATAGAGGATTTCACCCATTATGACGGACAGTTCTGGAAAACTATACAGTATCTTTTTACCCGTCCCGGCAAACTTACGAAGGAATATCTGGCAGGAAAAAGACAATTGTATGTAGCACCTGTAAAACTATATATTTTCATAAGTTTTATTACGTTCTTTCTTCCCAATCTTATACCTCATGCCAAAGAGGAGGCAGAGAAACCCAGCTCTATTAAAACAGAAGTAAAAGCAGAAAAGCAAAAGAAAATCTCTAAAGACGTTGTAAAAGATTTGCAGAAAGGAGGTCTGTTATCTCATGAAACAGCTGCTGCAGCACAAAAAACGCTGGATACTTTAAAGATAAAAGACGAACAGGAAAAGGATGAGCTTTTTGACAGTACATTTGATACTAAAGAAGCATCCATTATGAAAGCCTACACGATGAAGCAATATGATTCTATTCGTGCTAAAGATAATACTGGCATCTATACATTGATGCGTCCCATTGCAAATAAAGTATTTGATCTAAAAGAAGAGGGATATAGTAAACATCAGATCTGGGAAAAATATAAGGAAAACTTCATCCATACTATTCCAAAAGCACTTTTTGTGTACCTCCCGATATTTGCATTCTTTTTATGGCTGTTCCATAATAAGAGAAAATGGTGGTATTTTGATCATGGGATTTTCACCCTTCATTATTTCTCCTTTCTCTTATTAGGAGTGCTGATGTTTATCGTAGGAGAAAAAATCACAAGTTTCCTACCGGACAATAGTATACTTACCTTACTATATGTTCTGACATGTCTGGCGCTGGCTACTTATATGACGATCTATTTCTTTGTAGCGCACCACAGGGTATATGAAACAAAAAAAAGAATAAGTATACTGAAAGGCTCCTTATTATTTATTGTTAATTATATCGGATTGCTTCTGATGTTCCTGGTGCTGATGTATCTGAGCTTTATTATGCTGCACTAG